The following coding sequences lie in one Salvelinus sp. IW2-2015 unplaced genomic scaffold, ASM291031v2 Un_scaffold16511, whole genome shotgun sequence genomic window:
- the gins1 gene encoding DNA replication complex GINS protein PSF1 yields the protein MFCEKAIEIIRELHRMGDGQLPAFNEDGIRQVLEEMKALYEQNQSDVNEAKSEGKSELIPTIKFRHCCLLRNQRCIAAYLYDRLLRIRTLRWEYGSVLPTNIRFHMCAEELEWFNQYKKSLATFMRSLGGEEGLDITQDMKPPKSLYIEVRCLKDHGEFEIDDGTIILLKKNSQHFLPRWKCEQLIRQGVLEHIMS from the exons ATGTTTTGTGAAAAGGCAATCGAAATAATCAGAGAACTTCACCGGATGGGCGATGGTCAACTGCCTGCATTCAAT GAAGATGGTATTCGTCAGGTGCTGGAGGAGATGAAAGCATTATATGAGCAGAATCAAAGTGATGT CAATGAAGCCAAGTCTGAGGGAAAAAGTGAGCTGATTCCAACCATCAAGTTCCGTCACTGCTGTCTGCTAAGAAACCAACGTTGCATCGCTGCCTACCT CTATGACAGGCTCCTCCGCATTCGGACTTTGAGGTGGGAGTACGGAAGTGTGTTGCCCACAAACATCCGCTTCCACATGTGTGCAGAAGAG TTGGAATGGTTTAACCAGTACAAGAAGTCACTGGCTACCTTCATGAGGTCacttggaggagaggaaggacttGACATAACACAGGACATGAAGCCTCCAAAGAGTTTGTACATTGAG GTGCGCTGTTTAAAAGATCATGGCGAGTTTGAAATAGACGACGGGACCATCATTCTTCTGAAGAAAAACAGTCAG CACTTCCTGCCACGATGGAAGTGTGAGCAGTTGATTCGCCAGGGGGTCTTGGAGCACATCATGTCTTGA